A stretch of the Notamacropus eugenii isolate mMacEug1 chromosome 2, mMacEug1.pri_v2, whole genome shotgun sequence genome encodes the following:
- the LIG3 gene encoding DNA ligase 3 isoform X3: MPLALAVLFQQTCRVLGQREVPHLLQESLGWQLNNPFSIVSGAGHFHGSWLLVKKRPSLWFKGGISGLCTARFSFLPVSQVGFCTSASEMAEQRFCVDYAKRSTAGCKKCKEKIVKGVCRIGKVVPNPFSESGGDMKEWYHIKCMFEKLERARATTKKIEDLTELEGWEELQDPEKDQINEHIAALSSKAASTPTKKATVQAKLTPTGQVISPHKGAFSVTNTNPRKFSGFTAKPGTSEGPLSDLPPKPTLSAGKCDPKHKDCLLREFRKLCAMVADKPSYNVKTQIIHDFLQKGSGGDGFHGDVYLTVKLLLPGVIKSVYNLNDKQIVKLFSRIFNCSQDDMIRDLEQGDVSETVRVFFEQSRSFPPAAKSLLTIQEVDEFLLRLSKLTKEDDQQSVLQNIASRCTANDLKCIIRLIKHDLKMNSGAKHVLDALDPNAYEAFKASRNLQDVVERVLANQQESKKAPGMKRTLSVQAALMTPVQPMLAEACRSVEYAIKKYPNGMFSEIKYDGERVQVHKKGDQFSYFSRSLKPVLPHKKAAFQDANVCLFVFDCIYFNDVSLMDRPLCERRKFLHDNMVEIPNRILFSEMKRVSKASDLADMINRVIREGLEGLVLKDVKGTYEPGKRHWLKVKKDYLNEGAMADTADLVVLGAFYGQGNKGGMMSIFLMGCYDPSSQKWCTVTKCSGGHDDATLARLQNELDMVKISKDPSKIPSWLKINKNYYPDFIVPDPKKAPVWEITGAEFSKAEAHTADGISIRFPRCTRIRDDKDWKSATNLPQLKELYQLSKEKADFTVVAADEGSSVTSGSSGENEGSSGPSTPRRASKASPSKTPAQAKKTERKMNGPPSKAGHKSTMTPSPGKVEKKGEKRKAPEEDTGHKKRRLLGEQKGRRSVHAGRRCCWTSSQVCGFICRPPHRISASSAATSWHLMGIWSKSLTQPQLHMWWAVGTRTLRHRRFPLNGSGHVSEKGDWWHHARACVFNSSPTTSTPAGQLP, translated from the exons ATGCCGTTGGCTCTAGCTGTCCTCTTCCAGCAGACTTGCAGAGTTCTTGGCCAAAGGGAAGTACCACATTTGCTCCAAGAGTCATTAGGTTGGCAGTTAAATAACCCCTTCTCCATTGTGTCAGGAGCTGGTCACTTTCATGGGTCCTGGCTCCTTGTGAAGAAGAGGCCTTCTCTCTGGTTCAAGGGGGGCATCTCAGGACTATGTACTGCCCGCTTTTCCTTCCTGCCAGTGTCACAGGTGGGGTTCTGCACCAGTGCTTCTGAGATGGCTGAACAGAGATTCTGTGTGGACTATGCCAAGCGTAGCACAGCTGGCTGTAAGAAATGCAAAGAGAAGATCGTGAAAGGTGTGTGCCGAATAGGCAAAGTGGTACccaaccccttctcagaatctgGGGGTGATATGAAGGAATGGTACCATATCAAGTGCATGTTTGAGAAGCTGGAACGGGCCCGGGCTACCACCAAGAAGATCGAGGACCTGACAGAACTTGAAGGCTGGGAGGAACTGCAAGACCCAGAGAAGGATCAGATCAATGAGCACATTGCAG CACTCTCCTCAAAGGCAGCAAGCACACCCACGAAGAAAGCCACAGTCCAGGCCAAGCTGACACCCACTGGCCAGGTGATTTCTCCACACAAAGGAGCCTTCTCAGTCACTAATACCAATCCTCGGAAATTCTCTGGCTTCACAG CTAAGCCAGGAACCTCTGAGGGCCCCCTCTCAGACCTTCCGCCCAAGCCCACCCTGTCTGCTGGGAAGTGTGACCCAAAGCACAAGGACTGCTTGTTGCGGGAGTTTCGGAAGCTATGTGCTATGGTGGCTGACAAGCCCAGCTACAATGTGAAGACCCAGATCATCCATGACTTCCTGCAGAAAGGATCAGGCGGCG ATGGTTTCCATGGCGATGTGTACCTGACAGTGAAGCTACTCCTGCCAGGTGTCATTAAAAGTGTTTACAACCTGAATGACAAACAGATTGTGAAGCTTTTCAGTCGGATTTTTAACTGCAGTCAGGACGACATGATCCGGGACTTAGAGCAG GGAGACGTGTCAGAGACAGTGCGTGTGTTCTTCGAGCAGAGCCGATCTTTCCCCCCAGCAGCCAAGAGTCTCCTCACTATACAAGAAGTAGATGAGTTCCTTCTTCGGTTGTCCAAACTCACAAAAGAGGATGACCAGCAAAGTGTGCTACAGAACATTGCCTCCAG gTGTACTGCCAACGATCTGAAGTGTATCATCAGACTCATCAAGCATGACCTCAAGATGAATTCTGGTGCCAAGCACGT GTTGGATGCCCTGGACCCTAATGCCTATGAAGCTTTCAAGGCCTCAAGGAACCTCCAGGATGTGGTGGAGCGTGTCCTGGCGAACCAGCAGGAGTCTAAGAAGGCACCAGGCATGAAGCGGACACTCAGCGTCCAGGCAGCTCTCATGACCCCTGTGCAGCCCATGCTG gccGAGGCCTGCAGATCCGTGGAATACGCAATAAAGAAGTATCCCAACGGAATGTTCTCTGAAATCAAGTATGACGGGGAGCGGGTGCAGGTGCACAAGAAGGGGGATCAGTTCAGCTACTTCAGCCGGAGCCTCAAGCCTGTCCTGCCTCACAAA AAAGCTGCTTTCCAGGATGCCAATGTGTGCTTATTTGTGTTTGACTGCATCTACTTCAATGACGTCAGTCTGATGGACAG GCCATTGTGTGAACGGCGAAAGTTTCTCCATGACAACATGGTTGAAATCCCCAACCGGATCCTCTTCTCTGAAATGAAGCGTGTCTCA AAAGCATCAGACTTGGCTGATATGATCAACCGTGTCATCCGGGAAGGGTTGGAAGGCTTGGTGCTAAAAGATGTGAAG GGCACCTATGAGCCAGGTAAACGGCACTGGCTGAAAGTGAAGAAGGACTATCTGAATGAGGGAGCCATGGCAGACACAGCAGATCTGGTGGTCCTTGGTGCCTTCTATGGGCAAGGGAACAAAG GTGGCATGATGTCCATCTTCCTGATGGGCTGCTATGACCCCAGCAGCCAGAAGTGGTGCACGGTCACCAAGTGTTCCGGGGGCCACGATGATGCCACCCTTGCTCGCCTGCAGAACGAGCTAGACATGGTGAAGATCAGCAAG GATCCCAGTAAGATTCCCAGCTGGCTGAAGATCAACAAGAACTACTACCCTGATTTCATTGTCCCAGATCCAAAG AAAGCTCCTGTTTGGGAAATCACAGGGGCAGAATTCTCCAAGGCTGAGGCCCATACGGCCGATGGCATCTCTATCCGTTTTCCCCGCTGCACCCGAATTCGTGATGATAAAGATTGGAAGTCTGCCACCAATCTACCACAACTTAAG GAGCTGTATCAGCTGTCCAAGGAAAAGGCTGACTTCACCGTAGTGGCTGCAGATGAGGGGAGTTCTGTGAccagtggcagcagtggagagaaTGAGGGCAGCTCGGGCCCTTCCACCCCCCGAAGAGCCTCCAAGGCATCCCCCAGTAAGACCCCTGCCCAAgccaaaaagacagaaagaaagatgaatGGTCCCCCGAGTAAAGCAG GCCACAAATCAACCATGACACCTTCCCCTGGGAAAgtggaaaagaagggggaaaagaggaaggcacCTGAGGAAGACACAGGCCACAAGAAG AGGAGACTGCTTGGAGAGCAAAAAGGAAGGCGAAGTGTCCATGCAGGCAGGAG ATGCTGCTGGACATCTTCACAGGTGTGCGGCTTTATCTGCCGCCCTCCACACAGGATTTCAGCCAGCTCCGCCGCTACTTCGTGGCATTTAATGGGGATCTGGTCCAAGAGTTTGACACAGCCTCAGCTACACATGTGGTGGGCAGTGGGGACAAGAACCCTGAGGCACAGAAGGTTTCCCCTGAATGGATCTGGGCATGTATCCGAAAAAGGAGATTGGTGGCACCATGCTAGGGCCTGTGTGTTCAACTCTTCTCCCACCACGTCCACCCCTGCGGGGCAGCTGCCCTGA
- the LIG3 gene encoding DNA ligase 3 isoform X1 has translation MPLALAVLFQQTCRVLGQREVPHLLQESLGWQLNNPFSIVSGAGHFHGSWLLVKKRPSLWFKGGISGLCTARFSFLPVSQVGFCTSASEMAEQRFCVDYAKRSTAGCKKCKEKIVKGVCRIGKVVPNPFSESGGDMKEWYHIKCMFEKLERARATTKKIEDLTELEGWEELQDPEKDQINEHIAALSSKAASTPTKKATVQAKLTPTGQVISPHKGAFSVTNTNPRKFSGFTAKPGTSEGPLSDLPPKPTLSAGKCDPKHKDCLLREFRKLCAMVADKPSYNVKTQIIHDFLQKGSGGDGFHGDVYLTVKLLLPGVIKSVYNLNDKQIVKLFSRIFNCSQDDMIRDLEQGDVSETVRVFFEQSRSFPPAAKSLLTIQEVDEFLLRLSKLTKEDDQQSVLQNIASRCTANDLKCIIRLIKHDLKMNSGAKHVLDALDPNAYEAFKASRNLQDVVERVLANQQESKKAPGMKRTLSVQAALMTPVQPMLAEACRSVEYAIKKYPNGMFSEIKYDGERVQVHKKGDQFSYFSRSLKPVLPHKVAHFKDYIPQAFPGGQSMILDAEVLLIDTRTSKPLPFGTLGVHKKAAFQDANVCLFVFDCIYFNDVSLMDRPLCERRKFLHDNMVEIPNRILFSEMKRVSKASDLADMINRVIREGLEGLVLKDVKGTYEPGKRHWLKVKKDYLNEGAMADTADLVVLGAFYGQGNKGGMMSIFLMGCYDPSSQKWCTVTKCSGGHDDATLARLQNELDMVKISKDPSKIPSWLKINKNYYPDFIVPDPKKAPVWEITGAEFSKAEAHTADGISIRFPRCTRIRDDKDWKSATNLPQLKELYQLSKEKADFTVVAADEGSSVTSGSSGENEGSSGPSTPRRASKASPSKTPAQAKKTERKMNGPPSKAGHKSTMTPSPGKVEKKGEKRKAPEEDTGHKKRRLLGEQKGRRSVHAGRRCCWTSSQVCGFICRPPHRISASSAATSWHLMGIWSKSLTQPQLHMWWAVGTRTLRHRRFPLNGSGHVSEKGDWWHHARACVFNSSPTTSTPAGQLP, from the exons ATGCCGTTGGCTCTAGCTGTCCTCTTCCAGCAGACTTGCAGAGTTCTTGGCCAAAGGGAAGTACCACATTTGCTCCAAGAGTCATTAGGTTGGCAGTTAAATAACCCCTTCTCCATTGTGTCAGGAGCTGGTCACTTTCATGGGTCCTGGCTCCTTGTGAAGAAGAGGCCTTCTCTCTGGTTCAAGGGGGGCATCTCAGGACTATGTACTGCCCGCTTTTCCTTCCTGCCAGTGTCACAGGTGGGGTTCTGCACCAGTGCTTCTGAGATGGCTGAACAGAGATTCTGTGTGGACTATGCCAAGCGTAGCACAGCTGGCTGTAAGAAATGCAAAGAGAAGATCGTGAAAGGTGTGTGCCGAATAGGCAAAGTGGTACccaaccccttctcagaatctgGGGGTGATATGAAGGAATGGTACCATATCAAGTGCATGTTTGAGAAGCTGGAACGGGCCCGGGCTACCACCAAGAAGATCGAGGACCTGACAGAACTTGAAGGCTGGGAGGAACTGCAAGACCCAGAGAAGGATCAGATCAATGAGCACATTGCAG CACTCTCCTCAAAGGCAGCAAGCACACCCACGAAGAAAGCCACAGTCCAGGCCAAGCTGACACCCACTGGCCAGGTGATTTCTCCACACAAAGGAGCCTTCTCAGTCACTAATACCAATCCTCGGAAATTCTCTGGCTTCACAG CTAAGCCAGGAACCTCTGAGGGCCCCCTCTCAGACCTTCCGCCCAAGCCCACCCTGTCTGCTGGGAAGTGTGACCCAAAGCACAAGGACTGCTTGTTGCGGGAGTTTCGGAAGCTATGTGCTATGGTGGCTGACAAGCCCAGCTACAATGTGAAGACCCAGATCATCCATGACTTCCTGCAGAAAGGATCAGGCGGCG ATGGTTTCCATGGCGATGTGTACCTGACAGTGAAGCTACTCCTGCCAGGTGTCATTAAAAGTGTTTACAACCTGAATGACAAACAGATTGTGAAGCTTTTCAGTCGGATTTTTAACTGCAGTCAGGACGACATGATCCGGGACTTAGAGCAG GGAGACGTGTCAGAGACAGTGCGTGTGTTCTTCGAGCAGAGCCGATCTTTCCCCCCAGCAGCCAAGAGTCTCCTCACTATACAAGAAGTAGATGAGTTCCTTCTTCGGTTGTCCAAACTCACAAAAGAGGATGACCAGCAAAGTGTGCTACAGAACATTGCCTCCAG gTGTACTGCCAACGATCTGAAGTGTATCATCAGACTCATCAAGCATGACCTCAAGATGAATTCTGGTGCCAAGCACGT GTTGGATGCCCTGGACCCTAATGCCTATGAAGCTTTCAAGGCCTCAAGGAACCTCCAGGATGTGGTGGAGCGTGTCCTGGCGAACCAGCAGGAGTCTAAGAAGGCACCAGGCATGAAGCGGACACTCAGCGTCCAGGCAGCTCTCATGACCCCTGTGCAGCCCATGCTG gccGAGGCCTGCAGATCCGTGGAATACGCAATAAAGAAGTATCCCAACGGAATGTTCTCTGAAATCAAGTATGACGGGGAGCGGGTGCAGGTGCACAAGAAGGGGGATCAGTTCAGCTACTTCAGCCGGAGCCTCAAGCCTGTCCTGCCTCACAAA GTGGCCCATTTTAAGGACTACATCCCCCAAGCATTCCCAGGGGGCCAGAGCATGATCCTAGATGCTGAGGTCCTTCTGATTGACACCAGAACAAGCAAACCTTTGCCATTTGGGACTCTGGGTGTGCATAAG AAAGCTGCTTTCCAGGATGCCAATGTGTGCTTATTTGTGTTTGACTGCATCTACTTCAATGACGTCAGTCTGATGGACAG GCCATTGTGTGAACGGCGAAAGTTTCTCCATGACAACATGGTTGAAATCCCCAACCGGATCCTCTTCTCTGAAATGAAGCGTGTCTCA AAAGCATCAGACTTGGCTGATATGATCAACCGTGTCATCCGGGAAGGGTTGGAAGGCTTGGTGCTAAAAGATGTGAAG GGCACCTATGAGCCAGGTAAACGGCACTGGCTGAAAGTGAAGAAGGACTATCTGAATGAGGGAGCCATGGCAGACACAGCAGATCTGGTGGTCCTTGGTGCCTTCTATGGGCAAGGGAACAAAG GTGGCATGATGTCCATCTTCCTGATGGGCTGCTATGACCCCAGCAGCCAGAAGTGGTGCACGGTCACCAAGTGTTCCGGGGGCCACGATGATGCCACCCTTGCTCGCCTGCAGAACGAGCTAGACATGGTGAAGATCAGCAAG GATCCCAGTAAGATTCCCAGCTGGCTGAAGATCAACAAGAACTACTACCCTGATTTCATTGTCCCAGATCCAAAG AAAGCTCCTGTTTGGGAAATCACAGGGGCAGAATTCTCCAAGGCTGAGGCCCATACGGCCGATGGCATCTCTATCCGTTTTCCCCGCTGCACCCGAATTCGTGATGATAAAGATTGGAAGTCTGCCACCAATCTACCACAACTTAAG GAGCTGTATCAGCTGTCCAAGGAAAAGGCTGACTTCACCGTAGTGGCTGCAGATGAGGGGAGTTCTGTGAccagtggcagcagtggagagaaTGAGGGCAGCTCGGGCCCTTCCACCCCCCGAAGAGCCTCCAAGGCATCCCCCAGTAAGACCCCTGCCCAAgccaaaaagacagaaagaaagatgaatGGTCCCCCGAGTAAAGCAG GCCACAAATCAACCATGACACCTTCCCCTGGGAAAgtggaaaagaagggggaaaagaggaaggcacCTGAGGAAGACACAGGCCACAAGAAG AGGAGACTGCTTGGAGAGCAAAAAGGAAGGCGAAGTGTCCATGCAGGCAGGAG ATGCTGCTGGACATCTTCACAGGTGTGCGGCTTTATCTGCCGCCCTCCACACAGGATTTCAGCCAGCTCCGCCGCTACTTCGTGGCATTTAATGGGGATCTGGTCCAAGAGTTTGACACAGCCTCAGCTACACATGTGGTGGGCAGTGGGGACAAGAACCCTGAGGCACAGAAGGTTTCCCCTGAATGGATCTGGGCATGTATCCGAAAAAGGAGATTGGTGGCACCATGCTAGGGCCTGTGTGTTCAACTCTTCTCCCACCACGTCCACCCCTGCGGGGCAGCTGCCCTGA
- the LIG3 gene encoding DNA ligase 3 isoform X2 has product MPLALAVLFQQTCRVLGQREVPHLLQESLGWQLNNPFSIVSGAGHFHGSWLLVKKRPSLWFKGGISGLCTARFSFLPVSQVGFCTSASEMAEQRFCVDYAKRSTAGCKKCKEKIVKGVCRIGKVVPNPFSESGGDMKEWYHIKCMFEKLERARATTKKIEDLTELEGWEELQDPEKDQINEHIAALSSKAASTPTKKATVQAKLTPTGQVISPHKGAFSVTNTNPRKFSGFTAKPGTSEGPLSDLPPKPTLSAGKCDPKHKDCLLREFRKLCAMVADKPSYNVKTQIIHDFLQKGSGGDGFHGDVYLTVKLLLPGVIKSVYNLNDKQIVKLFSRIFNCSQDDMIRDLEQGDVSETVRVFFEQSRSFPPAAKSLLTIQEVDEFLLRLSKLTKEDDQQSVLQNIASRCTANDLKCIIRLIKHDLKMNSGAKHVLDALDPNAYEAFKASRNLQDVVERVLANQQESKKAPGMKRTLSVQAALMTPVQPMLAEACRSVEYAIKKYPNGMFSEIKYDGERVQVHKKGDQFSYFSRSLKPVLPHKVAHFKDYIPQAFPGGQSMILDAEVLLIDTRTSKPLPFGTLGVHKKAAFQDANVCLFVFDCIYFNDVSLMDRPLCERRKFLHDNMVEIPNRILFSEMKRVSKASDLADMINRVIREGLEGLVLKDVKGTYEPGKRHWLKVKKDYLNEGAMADTADLVVLGAFYGQGNKGGMMSIFLMGCYDPSSQKWCTVTKCSGGHDDATLARLQNELDMVKISKDPSKIPSWLKINKNYYPDFIVPDPKKAPVWEITGAEFSKAEAHTADGISIRFPRCTRIRDDKDWKSATNLPQLKELYQLSKEKADFTVVAADEGSSVTSGSSGENEGSSGPSTPRRASKASPSKTPAQAKKTERKMNGPPSKAGHKSTMTPSPGKVEKKGEKRKAPEEDTGHKKMLLDIFTGVRLYLPPSTQDFSQLRRYFVAFNGDLVQEFDTASATHVVGSGDKNPEAQKVSPEWIWACIRKRRLVAPC; this is encoded by the exons ATGCCGTTGGCTCTAGCTGTCCTCTTCCAGCAGACTTGCAGAGTTCTTGGCCAAAGGGAAGTACCACATTTGCTCCAAGAGTCATTAGGTTGGCAGTTAAATAACCCCTTCTCCATTGTGTCAGGAGCTGGTCACTTTCATGGGTCCTGGCTCCTTGTGAAGAAGAGGCCTTCTCTCTGGTTCAAGGGGGGCATCTCAGGACTATGTACTGCCCGCTTTTCCTTCCTGCCAGTGTCACAGGTGGGGTTCTGCACCAGTGCTTCTGAGATGGCTGAACAGAGATTCTGTGTGGACTATGCCAAGCGTAGCACAGCTGGCTGTAAGAAATGCAAAGAGAAGATCGTGAAAGGTGTGTGCCGAATAGGCAAAGTGGTACccaaccccttctcagaatctgGGGGTGATATGAAGGAATGGTACCATATCAAGTGCATGTTTGAGAAGCTGGAACGGGCCCGGGCTACCACCAAGAAGATCGAGGACCTGACAGAACTTGAAGGCTGGGAGGAACTGCAAGACCCAGAGAAGGATCAGATCAATGAGCACATTGCAG CACTCTCCTCAAAGGCAGCAAGCACACCCACGAAGAAAGCCACAGTCCAGGCCAAGCTGACACCCACTGGCCAGGTGATTTCTCCACACAAAGGAGCCTTCTCAGTCACTAATACCAATCCTCGGAAATTCTCTGGCTTCACAG CTAAGCCAGGAACCTCTGAGGGCCCCCTCTCAGACCTTCCGCCCAAGCCCACCCTGTCTGCTGGGAAGTGTGACCCAAAGCACAAGGACTGCTTGTTGCGGGAGTTTCGGAAGCTATGTGCTATGGTGGCTGACAAGCCCAGCTACAATGTGAAGACCCAGATCATCCATGACTTCCTGCAGAAAGGATCAGGCGGCG ATGGTTTCCATGGCGATGTGTACCTGACAGTGAAGCTACTCCTGCCAGGTGTCATTAAAAGTGTTTACAACCTGAATGACAAACAGATTGTGAAGCTTTTCAGTCGGATTTTTAACTGCAGTCAGGACGACATGATCCGGGACTTAGAGCAG GGAGACGTGTCAGAGACAGTGCGTGTGTTCTTCGAGCAGAGCCGATCTTTCCCCCCAGCAGCCAAGAGTCTCCTCACTATACAAGAAGTAGATGAGTTCCTTCTTCGGTTGTCCAAACTCACAAAAGAGGATGACCAGCAAAGTGTGCTACAGAACATTGCCTCCAG gTGTACTGCCAACGATCTGAAGTGTATCATCAGACTCATCAAGCATGACCTCAAGATGAATTCTGGTGCCAAGCACGT GTTGGATGCCCTGGACCCTAATGCCTATGAAGCTTTCAAGGCCTCAAGGAACCTCCAGGATGTGGTGGAGCGTGTCCTGGCGAACCAGCAGGAGTCTAAGAAGGCACCAGGCATGAAGCGGACACTCAGCGTCCAGGCAGCTCTCATGACCCCTGTGCAGCCCATGCTG gccGAGGCCTGCAGATCCGTGGAATACGCAATAAAGAAGTATCCCAACGGAATGTTCTCTGAAATCAAGTATGACGGGGAGCGGGTGCAGGTGCACAAGAAGGGGGATCAGTTCAGCTACTTCAGCCGGAGCCTCAAGCCTGTCCTGCCTCACAAA GTGGCCCATTTTAAGGACTACATCCCCCAAGCATTCCCAGGGGGCCAGAGCATGATCCTAGATGCTGAGGTCCTTCTGATTGACACCAGAACAAGCAAACCTTTGCCATTTGGGACTCTGGGTGTGCATAAG AAAGCTGCTTTCCAGGATGCCAATGTGTGCTTATTTGTGTTTGACTGCATCTACTTCAATGACGTCAGTCTGATGGACAG GCCATTGTGTGAACGGCGAAAGTTTCTCCATGACAACATGGTTGAAATCCCCAACCGGATCCTCTTCTCTGAAATGAAGCGTGTCTCA AAAGCATCAGACTTGGCTGATATGATCAACCGTGTCATCCGGGAAGGGTTGGAAGGCTTGGTGCTAAAAGATGTGAAG GGCACCTATGAGCCAGGTAAACGGCACTGGCTGAAAGTGAAGAAGGACTATCTGAATGAGGGAGCCATGGCAGACACAGCAGATCTGGTGGTCCTTGGTGCCTTCTATGGGCAAGGGAACAAAG GTGGCATGATGTCCATCTTCCTGATGGGCTGCTATGACCCCAGCAGCCAGAAGTGGTGCACGGTCACCAAGTGTTCCGGGGGCCACGATGATGCCACCCTTGCTCGCCTGCAGAACGAGCTAGACATGGTGAAGATCAGCAAG GATCCCAGTAAGATTCCCAGCTGGCTGAAGATCAACAAGAACTACTACCCTGATTTCATTGTCCCAGATCCAAAG AAAGCTCCTGTTTGGGAAATCACAGGGGCAGAATTCTCCAAGGCTGAGGCCCATACGGCCGATGGCATCTCTATCCGTTTTCCCCGCTGCACCCGAATTCGTGATGATAAAGATTGGAAGTCTGCCACCAATCTACCACAACTTAAG GAGCTGTATCAGCTGTCCAAGGAAAAGGCTGACTTCACCGTAGTGGCTGCAGATGAGGGGAGTTCTGTGAccagtggcagcagtggagagaaTGAGGGCAGCTCGGGCCCTTCCACCCCCCGAAGAGCCTCCAAGGCATCCCCCAGTAAGACCCCTGCCCAAgccaaaaagacagaaagaaagatgaatGGTCCCCCGAGTAAAGCAG GCCACAAATCAACCATGACACCTTCCCCTGGGAAAgtggaaaagaagggggaaaagaggaaggcacCTGAGGAAGACACAGGCCACAAGAAG ATGCTGCTGGACATCTTCACAGGTGTGCGGCTTTATCTGCCGCCCTCCACACAGGATTTCAGCCAGCTCCGCCGCTACTTCGTGGCATTTAATGGGGATCTGGTCCAAGAGTTTGACACAGCCTCAGCTACACATGTGGTGGGCAGTGGGGACAAGAACCCTGAGGCACAGAAGGTTTCCCCTGAATGGATCTGGGCATGTATCCGAAAAAGGAGATTGGTGGCACCATGCTAG